A stretch of the Hydra vulgaris chromosome 09, alternate assembly HydraT2T_AEP genome encodes the following:
- the LOC136085129 gene encoding Golgi-associated plant pathogenesis-related protein 1-like produces the protein MFAQVAISVLLVSYSYSSLVGKRASDQSNNCLKAHNRLRAKHEKTPRLVLDKVLTKSAQKYAEYLASNDLFKHSGGKYGENLYMSTGGESQNVCDDASNSWYSEIENYDYDDPSYNEETGHFTQLVWRGSKKVGFGVATKGEQTVVVAQYLPPGNMAGDFEKNVMPLI, from the exons atgtttgcacaAGTTGCTATCTCAGTTTTGTTGGTTTCATATAgtt ataGCAGTTTAGTTGGAAAGCGTGCGTCGGATCAAAGCA ataactGTTTGAAAGCGCATAACAGATTGAGAGCTAAGCATGAAAAGACACCTCGATTGGTTCTGGATAAAGTTCTCACAAAGAGTGCACAAAAATATGCAGAATACTTAGCCTCCAACGACTTGTTTAAACACAGCGGTGGTAAATATGGGGAGAACTTATATATGAGTACAGGAGGTGAATCTCAAAATGTTTGCGATGATGCTAGTAATAGCTG gtactctGAAATTGAAAACTACGACTATGACGACCCTAGTTACAATGAAGAAACGGGACATTTCACCCAATTGGTATGGAGAGGAAGTAAGAAAGTTGGATTTGGTGTTGCGACAAAAGGAGAACAAACGGTTGTAGTTGCGCAATACTTACCACCAGGAAACATGGCAGGagattttgagaaaaatgttATGCCCTTAATTTAG